One Mycolicibacterium fortuitum subsp. fortuitum genomic window carries:
- a CDS encoding NUDIX hydrolase has translation MADEQVAVYDARGNVTGTASRSRVYAEGLWHASSGVLLRSTDGFRIYVHRRTPTKAVFAGMHDCLAGGVIDPGETPLQTATRELAEELGVTGVALAPLASAAWDGQWAGKPMRCHLFAYEARWDGPIRHQPDEVADGWWWTDDVLARHLADQRWPFVPDTRVLIPQLLTSTPLS, from the coding sequence GTGGCTGACGAACAGGTGGCGGTGTACGACGCGCGGGGCAACGTGACCGGAACCGCCTCCCGGTCCCGGGTTTACGCAGAAGGATTGTGGCATGCCAGTTCCGGTGTGCTGTTGCGCTCCACCGACGGCTTCCGGATCTATGTGCACCGCCGCACCCCGACCAAGGCGGTGTTCGCCGGTATGCACGACTGCTTGGCCGGCGGTGTCATCGACCCAGGGGAGACGCCCCTGCAGACGGCCACCCGTGAACTTGCCGAAGAACTCGGCGTCACCGGTGTCGCGCTGGCGCCGTTGGCATCTGCGGCGTGGGACGGGCAGTGGGCCGGTAAGCCGATGCGTTGTCACCTGTTCGCGTACGAAGCACGTTGGGATGGTCCGATCCGTCACCAGCCCGACGAGGTTGCCGACGGGTGGTGGTGGACCGACGACGTCCTCGCGCGACACCTGGCCGACCAGCGCTGGCCGTTCGTCCCCGATACCCGCGTTCTGATCCCGCAGCTCCTTACGTCAACACCCTTGAGCTAG
- a CDS encoding NAD(P)/FAD-dependent oxidoreductase codes for MQTVFERTAPASSLIERSLATTVLQPFWLDDVPAKPGYPALTRPSAQYDLVVVGGGYTGLWSALLAKQRDPGMRVALLEGQTLGWAASGRNGGFVEASLTHGEENGRSRWPDEIDVIDRLGMENLDAIEKSVGALALDCDFERTGTIAVALEDYQAAELAAAPARAGHVHLDGQGVRAEVDSPTYLAGIWAKDSAALVHPAKLVNELARAARELGVEIYEHSKVLGVDPGRRGAPLTLNTERASLKAGRVILATNGFPSLLKRYRYHTVPVYDYALMTEPLTDAQLAEIGWRNRQGISDMSNQFHYYRLSKDNRILWGGYDAVYHFGGQIRPQYEDRDVTYRRLAGHFFTTFPQLEDVRFTHRWAGMIDTSTRFCAFFGSACRGRIGYAAGFTGLGVAATRFAAEVMLDRFSGVPTARTELEMVKSMPLPFPPEPLASAGIQATRWSLDRADHHEGRRNVLLKALDAVGLGFDS; via the coding sequence GTGCAAACTGTCTTCGAACGAACCGCGCCCGCTAGCAGCCTGATAGAACGGTCGCTGGCTACCACCGTCCTGCAGCCTTTCTGGCTCGACGATGTGCCGGCGAAGCCCGGCTACCCGGCGCTGACGCGACCGTCGGCACAGTACGACCTCGTGGTGGTCGGCGGTGGCTACACCGGCCTGTGGTCTGCCCTTTTGGCCAAACAGCGAGACCCGGGCATGCGGGTTGCCCTCCTAGAGGGGCAGACGCTCGGGTGGGCCGCCTCGGGGCGCAACGGCGGATTCGTCGAAGCCTCGCTGACCCACGGTGAGGAGAACGGCCGAAGTCGTTGGCCCGATGAGATCGACGTCATCGACCGGTTGGGGATGGAAAACCTCGACGCCATCGAGAAATCCGTCGGGGCACTCGCTCTGGATTGCGACTTCGAGCGGACCGGAACCATCGCGGTCGCGCTCGAGGACTACCAGGCCGCCGAACTGGCCGCCGCCCCGGCCAGGGCCGGGCACGTCCATCTCGACGGTCAGGGCGTCCGTGCCGAGGTCGATTCGCCCACCTATCTGGCCGGCATCTGGGCGAAGGACAGCGCCGCGCTCGTGCACCCTGCCAAGCTCGTCAACGAACTCGCTCGTGCCGCACGGGAACTCGGTGTGGAGATTTACGAGCACAGCAAGGTGCTCGGCGTGGACCCGGGCCGCCGCGGCGCACCTCTGACGCTGAACACTGAACGCGCGTCGTTGAAGGCCGGCCGAGTGATCCTGGCTACCAACGGATTCCCATCGCTGCTGAAGCGGTACCGATATCACACGGTGCCGGTGTACGACTACGCGTTGATGACCGAACCGCTCACCGATGCCCAGCTGGCCGAAATCGGTTGGCGCAACCGGCAGGGCATCAGCGACATGTCCAACCAGTTCCACTACTACCGGTTGTCCAAGGACAACCGGATCCTGTGGGGCGGATACGACGCCGTCTACCACTTCGGCGGTCAGATCCGGCCGCAGTACGAAGACCGCGATGTCACGTATCGCCGGCTCGCCGGCCACTTCTTCACGACGTTCCCGCAATTGGAGGACGTCAGATTCACCCATCGTTGGGCGGGCATGATCGACACCTCGACGCGGTTCTGCGCGTTCTTCGGCTCCGCCTGCCGAGGTCGCATCGGATACGCCGCCGGGTTCACCGGACTCGGTGTGGCCGCCACCCGCTTCGCCGCCGAGGTCATGCTCGACCGTTTTTCGGGCGTACCGACAGCCCGCACGGAACTGGAGATGGTCAAGTCGATGCCGCTGCCGTTCCCGCCAGAGCCCTTGGCCTCGGCGGGAATTCAGGCCACACGTTGGTCACTCGACCGCGCCGACCATCACGAGGGCCGGCGCAACGTGCTCTTGAAAGCGCTCGATGCGGTGGGGCTGGGGTTTGATTCCTGA
- a CDS encoding nuclear transport factor 2 family protein encodes MSNSGDAMVAVRAYVEAFNAGDAAAMAAVCANPMQILDGMAPHVWQGPTAAEDWYADALAEGEHLGVTDYCIRLAEPRHVDVTGENAYVVVPATFSYKVRGTPVDQTDAVFTVALRTVAGGWRLTAWAWSKGNM; translated from the coding sequence GTGAGCAACTCCGGCGATGCGATGGTGGCGGTGCGGGCATACGTCGAGGCGTTCAACGCGGGCGATGCGGCGGCGATGGCCGCGGTGTGTGCGAACCCGATGCAGATCCTCGACGGTATGGCACCGCACGTGTGGCAGGGGCCCACTGCCGCCGAAGACTGGTACGCCGACGCCCTGGCAGAGGGAGAACACCTCGGCGTCACCGACTACTGCATCCGGCTGGCCGAGCCGAGGCATGTCGATGTCACCGGCGAAAACGCCTACGTCGTCGTGCCCGCCACCTTCAGTTACAAGGTCCGGGGCACGCCGGTCGACCAGACCGACGCAGTCTTCACCGTGGCACTTCGCACGGTTGCAGGAGGCTGGCGACTCACGGCCTGGGCCTGGTCGAAGGGCAACATGTGA
- a CDS encoding TetR/AcrR family transcriptional regulator gives MGRTLKSESPRRRRRQTKQGVVLSEQLIVEAALRVLQHHGPTGLTVRRLGVALGADPTALYRYFRGIEDVVLAITDELLRRVVEGWEPTGRWREDMRELGLRVHRVYVEHPQAGVLAASRVTGSAHEIRVIETVLGLLRSAGFPDREAVEVYHAFIDQMLGFAALDAAFEALPVEHQRRDEDRWRDTYARLPAETHPNIAAASRLLDESMRRSACESALELLLDGIAARLNSGLSAP, from the coding sequence ATGGGCCGAACGTTGAAGTCTGAGTCGCCACGGCGCCGCAGGCGGCAGACCAAGCAGGGTGTGGTCCTGTCCGAGCAGCTCATCGTCGAGGCCGCATTGCGGGTGCTCCAGCATCACGGTCCCACCGGGTTGACTGTCAGGCGCCTGGGCGTCGCACTGGGCGCTGATCCGACCGCCCTGTACCGCTACTTCCGCGGTATCGAGGACGTGGTCCTGGCCATCACCGACGAGCTGTTACGACGGGTGGTCGAGGGTTGGGAACCGACCGGCCGATGGCGGGAGGACATGCGGGAACTCGGTCTGCGCGTGCACCGAGTCTATGTCGAGCACCCGCAGGCCGGGGTGCTGGCTGCCAGCCGTGTTACCGGCAGCGCTCACGAGATCCGGGTCATCGAAACGGTTTTGGGTCTGCTGCGGTCGGCCGGATTTCCCGACCGGGAAGCCGTCGAGGTGTACCACGCCTTCATCGACCAGATGCTGGGGTTCGCAGCACTCGATGCCGCCTTCGAAGCCCTGCCCGTCGAGCATCAGCGGCGCGACGAAGACCGTTGGCGCGACACCTATGCGAGGCTGCCCGCCGAAACGCATCCGAACATCGCCGCCGCCAGTCGGCTGCTCGACGAATCGATGCGGCGGAGTGCGTGTGAGTCCGCCCTGGAGCTTCTTCTGGATGGCATTGCCGCGCGGCTGAATTCCGGCCTCAGCGCACCTTGA
- a CDS encoding TetR/AcrR family transcriptional regulator has translation MTSADDPLPRALRLLWQQDSAAPRRSRGLTREAIVTEAIDLADADGLAALSMARLAERLGCGTMSLYRHVANKDELLTFMLAAAPGPAPPAPEDADWAEALTNWARQLWEVYHRHPWILRAASAGLPADPGQLAWLDAALATVSDTGLTEREKLTAVIAVLIFTRGSAALAIEAHDVEDRQYPELLRRLVTPERFPALAAAIAAGALDQPDEDPLTEFRSGLDQLISGIAVKVR, from the coding sequence ATGACCAGTGCCGACGACCCACTCCCCCGCGCATTGCGCCTGCTCTGGCAGCAGGACTCGGCGGCGCCCCGTCGGTCGCGCGGACTGACCCGCGAGGCGATCGTCACCGAAGCGATCGATCTCGCCGACGCAGACGGTCTCGCCGCCTTGTCGATGGCGCGGCTGGCCGAACGACTCGGGTGCGGCACCATGTCTCTGTACCGGCACGTGGCCAACAAGGATGAGCTGCTCACCTTCATGCTCGCTGCGGCGCCGGGTCCGGCGCCGCCTGCACCCGAAGATGCGGATTGGGCTGAGGCACTGACCAATTGGGCCCGGCAGCTGTGGGAGGTCTACCACCGCCATCCGTGGATCCTGCGGGCAGCGTCCGCCGGCCTGCCTGCCGACCCCGGCCAGCTCGCGTGGCTCGATGCTGCTCTGGCCACTGTGTCCGACACCGGCCTGACCGAACGTGAAAAGCTCACCGCCGTGATCGCCGTGCTGATCTTCACGCGGGGCTCGGCGGCACTGGCCATCGAAGCCCACGACGTCGAGGACCGCCAGTATCCCGAGTTGCTGCGCCGCCTGGTGACCCCGGAGCGCTTTCCGGCCTTGGCAGCCGCCATCGCCGCAGGCGCACTCGACCAACCCGACGAGGATCCGCTGACCGAATTCCGTTCCGGCCTTGATCAACTGATCAGCGGCATCGCCGTCAAGGTGCGCTGA